One Streptosporangium sp. NBC_01495 DNA window includes the following coding sequences:
- a CDS encoding VOC family protein, whose protein sequence is MTFDANDPPSLAALGAVEVRTAEENGEYWTVMTDPEGNEFCLQ, encoded by the coding sequence ATCACTTTCGACGCCAACGACCCGCCGTCGCTCGCCGCCCTGGGCGCCGTCGAGGTCCGCACGGCGGAGGAGAACGGCGAGTACTGGACCGTCATGACCGACCCGGAGGGCAACGAGTTCTGCCTGCAGTAA
- the fxlM gene encoding methyltransferase, FxLD system — translation MTEWHALREELVSQVRTRGISEAVAGAMRAVPRHVFLPELAAEDVYQDDAIVTKRDADGRPISSSSQPAIMALMLDQLGVEPGQRVLEIGTGTGYNAALLAHLVGPGGLVVSVDIDSDLMAPAREHLAVAGHPEVRLVCADGAEGFSPEAPYDRVIATVGVWDLAPAWLEQLAPGGRLVAPLDLRGVQRSVAMERDNGHWTSRSVLPCGFMRMRGPFAGPETTLVLDRESDLAISLPEPSEIGDVLGALDGPVIELSTEISVSLSQLLDGLSLWLAVHEPRWCTISEARPGWLASPPLDMTGFRMAVGIVERDNLCLLEPSPDGTLIARGHGPDRVRLAREMVAHIQAWDMADRPMTTGLRIDAYRGDPPDGGLLIRKRHTTLALSWKDL, via the coding sequence ATGACTGAGTGGCACGCGTTACGGGAAGAGCTGGTCTCGCAGGTACGCACGAGGGGGATCAGCGAGGCCGTGGCCGGCGCGATGCGGGCGGTGCCGCGCCACGTGTTCCTGCCGGAACTGGCGGCGGAGGACGTCTACCAGGACGACGCGATCGTGACCAAGCGCGACGCGGACGGCCGTCCGATCAGCTCCTCCTCCCAGCCGGCCATCATGGCTCTGATGCTCGACCAGCTCGGCGTGGAGCCGGGACAGCGGGTGCTGGAGATCGGGACGGGGACGGGCTACAACGCCGCCCTGCTCGCCCATCTGGTGGGCCCCGGGGGCCTGGTCGTGAGCGTCGACATCGACTCCGACCTGATGGCACCGGCCAGGGAGCACCTGGCGGTCGCGGGTCACCCCGAGGTGAGGCTGGTGTGCGCCGACGGCGCCGAGGGGTTCTCACCGGAGGCGCCCTACGACCGGGTGATCGCCACCGTCGGCGTGTGGGATCTCGCCCCGGCGTGGCTGGAGCAGCTCGCGCCCGGCGGGCGCCTCGTCGCCCCGCTGGACCTGCGGGGGGTGCAACGCTCGGTGGCGATGGAACGGGACAACGGGCACTGGACGAGCCGCTCGGTGCTGCCCTGCGGGTTCATGCGGATGCGCGGCCCCTTCGCGGGACCGGAGACGACCCTGGTGCTGGACCGGGAGTCCGATCTGGCGATCTCGCTGCCCGAGCCGAGCGAGATCGGCGACGTGCTGGGGGCGCTCGACGGGCCGGTGATCGAGCTGTCCACCGAGATCAGCGTCAGCCTCTCCCAGCTCCTCGACGGGTTGAGCCTGTGGCTGGCGGTGCACGAGCCCCGCTGGTGCACGATCTCGGAGGCGCGGCCCGGGTGGCTGGCCTCGCCCCCGCTCGACATGACGGGGTTCAGGATGGCCGTCGGCATCGTCGAGCGCGACAACCTCTGCCTGCTGGAGCCGTCACCGGACGGGACGCTCATCGCGCGCGGTCACGGGCCGGACAGGGTACGGCTGGCGCGCGAGATGGTCGCCCACATCCAGGCGTGGGACATGGCGGACCGGCCCATGACGACGGGGCTCCGCATCGACGCCTATCGGGGTGACCCGCCTGACGGCGGCCTGCTCATCCGCAAGCGCCACACCACGCTCGCGCTGTCCTGGAAAGACCTCTGA
- a CDS encoding DoxX family protein, translated as MKIDRFDGPVLSLFRMVTGFLFLCHGVASMFGVFGGNPATGQAVDFAAWPGWWASLVQVLCGGLVLAGLLTRPAAILASGSMAYAFFVVHLPQDLLPLRNGGEPSAMFCWSFLLIAVLGAGPWALDSLLQRRRDASGEPGHVDVPVRSGGN; from the coding sequence ATGAAGATCGACCGATTCGACGGGCCGGTGCTCTCGCTCTTCCGCATGGTGACGGGTTTCCTCTTCCTCTGCCACGGCGTGGCGTCGATGTTCGGTGTGTTCGGTGGCAACCCCGCCACCGGCCAGGCCGTCGACTTCGCGGCCTGGCCCGGCTGGTGGGCCTCGCTCGTCCAGGTGCTATGCGGCGGTCTCGTTCTCGCCGGGCTCCTCACCCGTCCCGCGGCGATCCTCGCGTCCGGTTCGATGGCGTACGCGTTCTTCGTGGTGCACCTGCCGCAGGATCTCCTGCCGCTGCGCAACGGTGGCGAGCCGTCGGCGATGTTCTGCTGGTCGTTCCTGCTCATCGCCGTACTGGGCGCGGGCCCGTGGGCGCTCGACAGCCTGCTCCAGCGCCGTCGCGACGCCTCCGGGGAGCCCGGTCACGTCGACGTCCCCGTGCGTTCCGGGGGGAACTGA
- a CDS encoding NAD-dependent epimerase/dehydratase family protein: MRILIIGGSVFVGRAITQEALRRGHEVTTFNRGRSGVDLPGVEAVRGDREVPADLDRLAEGREWDAVIDVFGRIPRVVGESVRRLSGRAGVYTYISSISALADFPVKKCDESSPRYECAPDAGPEDGDYGVLKAGCERAVEEGFEGEALIIQPGLILGPYENVGRLPWWLDRISRGGRVLAPGDPDRAMQVIDVRDLAAFVLDRIEAEKADRFLAGGVPGNVTYGGWLAECRAVTGSDAEFVWADDRFLLDREVQPWTEFPIWAPDGPEFAGVWLASSAKAFAAGLTCRPVAETVRDTWAWLRDVPPAERSFRGHGIDPEKEARILAEWA, encoded by the coding sequence ATGAGAATCCTGATCATCGGTGGTTCGGTCTTCGTCGGCCGGGCGATCACCCAAGAGGCGCTGCGGCGCGGGCACGAGGTCACGACGTTCAACCGGGGCCGCAGCGGGGTGGACCTGCCGGGCGTGGAGGCGGTCAGGGGCGACCGCGAGGTGCCGGCCGACCTGGACCGCCTGGCGGAGGGCCGGGAGTGGGACGCCGTCATCGACGTCTTCGGCAGGATCCCGAGGGTGGTCGGCGAGTCGGTGCGCCGGCTCAGCGGCCGGGCGGGCGTCTACACGTACATCTCGAGCATCTCGGCGCTCGCCGACTTCCCCGTGAAGAAGTGCGACGAGAGCTCGCCACGATACGAGTGCGCCCCGGACGCGGGGCCGGAGGACGGCGACTACGGCGTGCTCAAGGCGGGGTGCGAGCGGGCGGTGGAGGAGGGCTTCGAGGGCGAGGCTCTGATCATCCAGCCGGGTCTCATCCTCGGCCCGTACGAGAACGTGGGCCGCCTGCCGTGGTGGCTGGACCGGATCTCCCGGGGCGGGCGGGTCCTGGCACCGGGCGACCCGGACCGCGCGATGCAGGTCATCGACGTGCGCGACCTCGCCGCGTTCGTCCTCGACCGCATCGAGGCGGAGAAGGCCGACCGGTTCCTCGCCGGCGGGGTGCCGGGCAACGTCACCTACGGCGGCTGGCTCGCCGAGTGCCGCGCGGTGACCGGCTCGGACGCCGAGTTCGTCTGGGCCGACGACCGGTTCCTGCTCGACCGGGAGGTGCAGCCGTGGACGGAGTTCCCGATCTGGGCCCCGGACGGTCCCGAGTTCGCCGGTGTCTGGCTGGCGTCGTCGGCGAAGGCCTTCGCGGCCGGGCTGACCTGCCGCCCGGTCGCCGAGACCGTACGCGACACCTGGGCGTGGCTCCGCGACGTCCCCCCGGCGGAGCGGTCGTTCCGCGGGCACGGCATCGATCCCGAGAAGGAGGCCAGAATCCTCGCCGAGTGGGCATAG